A genomic segment from Phragmites australis chromosome 6, lpPhrAust1.1, whole genome shotgun sequence encodes:
- the LOC133922691 gene encoding uncharacterized protein LOC133922691, whose amino-acid sequence MDEPATAEKASSYRYWVREATGDAAPLPVPRKLDPAAAAAANGNGNPPPLGSVWNQAGTWEEKNLNSWANSRIKDLLGSIDSLEFPTGKASIDDVSKCSGDAFQVMVRNKKRVGYNYELSLKFRGEWLIKEENKKVKGHLDIPEFSFGELVDLELQVRFSDDKGLASDDKARICKDLKSFLTPIQEKLRMFEEELKGR is encoded by the exons ATGGATGagccggcgacggcggagaaggCGTCGTCGTACAGGTACTGGGTGCGGGAGGCCACCGGCGACGCCGCGCCGCTCCCCGTCCCCCGCAAGCtcgaccccgccgccgccgccgccgccaacggCAATGGCAACCCGCCGCCCCTCGGATCCGTCTGGAATCAG GCTGGAACCTGGGAGGAAAAGAACCTCAACTCATGGGCTAATAGTAGGATAAAG GATTTGCTGGGTTCCATAGATTCATTGGAATTCCCCACAGGGAAGGCATCCATTGATGATGTGTCCAAATGCTCAGGCGAT GCATTTCAGGTCATGGTCCGTAATAAGAAAAGAGTTGGGTATAATTATGAACTGAGCTTGAAATTCCGAG GTGAATGGTTAattaaagaagaaaacaagaaggtCAAAGGCCATTTAGACATTCCTGAGTTTTCATTTGGCGAGCTTGTAGACTTGGAG TTACAAGTAAGGTTCAGCGATGACAAGGGCCTCGCATCCGACGACAAAGCACGGATTTGCAAGGATTTGAAGTCCTTCCTTACACCTATTCAGGAGAAACTGCGCATGTTTGAAGAAGAGCTCAAAGGTAGATAG
- the LOC133922692 gene encoding protein PHOSPHATE STARVATION RESPONSE 3-like yields the protein MSTQSVVAVKQFPGPDRMTHTCTAPQPSAHQLFNAKSDHCGSTNDPQSSNIKTEIIRWSSLPKIPPFELQKFGPDYNPENPVSRVLQAKLSDPMSSSSSTFCTSMYSSFPTNSGSCRQTSALPFLPHPPKYEQQQISAGQSSSSSSLLFGAELSSGGQDDAEHSADLKDSLNLSGNASEGSFHGENNAMAFSEQMEFQFLSEQLRIAITDNGESPRLDDIYDRSPQLPSCPALSYSEQEDMRSAGSPVKVQLSSSRAASCNKPRLRWTQELHERFVEAVNKLEGPEKATPKGVLKLMNAEGLTIYHVKSHLQKYRSAKCLPDTKEDKKSSSEDKKAKSAPHGNDAGKKKSLQVAEALRMQMEVQKQLHEQLEVQRQLQLRIEEHARYLQKILEQQQKARNSLFTTTSSTGGEFPESKEKTETKADISSAPSSKRKTSDTDNSQVDNKKAKPQVNLEKDSPRS from the exons ATGAGCACACAGAGTGTTGTTGCTGTGAAGCAATTCCCTGGTCCTGACAGAATGACTCACACATGCACTGCTCCACAGCCTTCAGCTCATCAGCTGTTCAATGCTAAATCTGATCACTGTGGTTCAACAAATGATCCTCAATCCTCAAACATTAAGACAGAGATTATCCGTTGGTCGAGTCTGCCAAAAATCCCTCCGTTTGAGCTTCAGAAATTCGGTCCTGACTATAATCCTGAAAACCCAGTTTCTCGCGTCTTGCAAGCCAAATTATCGGATCCAATGTCATCTAGTTCTTCCACATTCTGCACAAGTATGTACTCCTCGTTTCCAACAAACTCCGGATCATGCCGGCAAACCAGCGCTTTGCCTTTCCTGCCTCATCCTCCCAAATATGAGCAGCAACAGATTTCAGCTGGGCAGTCATCCAGCTCTTCTTCACTGCTCTTTGGTGCTGAGCTCAGCAGTGGTGGTCAGGATGATGCTGAACATTCAGCTGATCTCAAGGACTCTCTTAACCTTTCTGGAAATGCTTCAGAAGGTAGTTTCCATGGAGAAAACAATGCCATGGCTTTCAGCGAGCAGATGGAGTTTCAGTTCTTGTCTGAACAGCTCAGAATCGCCATCACCGACAATGGAGAGAGCCCTCGATTAGAT GACATATACGACAGATCACCGCAACTCCCTTCTTGTCCAGCATTGTCTTACTCTGAACAAGAGGACATGAGGAGCGCAGGATCTCCTGTTAAAGTTCAGCTAAGTTCATCTCGAGCTGCATCATGTAACAAGCCAAGACTGAGGTGGACACAGGAGCTCCATGAGCGTTTTGTGGAGGCTGTGAACAAGCTTGAAGGGCCAGAAA AGGCAACTCCTAAGGGTGTGTTGAAGCTTATGAACGCAGAAGGCTTGACCATCTATCATGTAAAGAGCCATTTGCAG AAATATCGATCTGCCAAGTGTCTTCCAGACACAAAAGAAG ACAAGAAGTCCTCTTCAGAAGATAAGAAAGCTAAATCAGCACCTCACGGAAATGATGCTGGCAAAAAGAA GAGTTTACAAGTGGCAGAAGCTCTTCGGATGCAAATGGAGGTTCAGAAACAACTTCATGAACAATTAGAG GTGCAAAGGCAACTACAGCTGCGGATAGAAGAACATGCAAGATATCTGCAGAAGATATTAGAACAACAACAGAAAGCAAGAAACTCCTTATTCACTACGACAAGTTCAACAGGAGGAGAATTTCCTGAATCCAAAGAGAAAACTGAGACGAAAGCAGACATCTCTTCAGCTCCATCGTCAAAGCGCAAAACTTCAGATACTGACAACTCGCAAGTGGATAACAAAAAAGCAAAGCCTCAGGTTAATCTTGAGAAGGACTCACCACGTTCATAG